ctaaatgaacaggaaccctctagctggttAAACTATTCAAAAGGCTTTTtagaccaccaagtactgtgtcttttaaacggcttctttgaaggaaaacaggtgaggttgaattaaaaggaaaagggactaaatccacaaagGTACACTGGATTCAggcttaagtttcaaaaataacaaggaaagtttattgaataaagtACAGAATAAAGAGAATGCAGTTtactaagcttggctgttacagataaaatgttttggttcttaaaagcgtaacggttgcatgagaatggtcttttctttgttacaaatataaaaacccaGCTATTCCTTCTctaaatagctgtacccagtttgccacagctcacttggctggcaaacttcaggcaaactgcctattctaatcacgaactcctaaaactgtaatcctgctctaactctaacatcaaccagactgactgactaaaaacagcttctttctttccctccaaacaggctaactccgcccccctttaacaaaccaatcctggctgtttccaggctggctcaggcctaggccactccccctctctgaactggagttttccctaaactaagatggctcctgccaCCCTCTGCCAGGCCCTCTaagctgaaactaactagcctgcctctcctaggccctgccaccccggctggcaaggtaagggatcttcacaggcggaatataaataaagattattattgtattgtcgaaggctttcatggctggaatcactaggttcttgtgggttttttcgggctatagggccatgttctagaggcatttctcctgacgttttgcctgcatctatggcaagcatcctcacctctgaggatgcttgccatagatgcaggcgaaacgtcaggagaaatggctctaaaacatggccctacagcccgaaaaaacccacaagaacctaaagattattattattattattattattattattattattattagccatcccctgccacatgttgctgtggcccagtctgtgtatatgtgttttgtgtgtatatatgcatatatgtgtgtgtatatatttgtgtatatgtgtatatatgtggttttgtgcatgcattgtaatgtagtatttgttttttgtctttttaagtctcttctgctgtgtttttatgagtgatggtcactcgttggcctgagaggcgtcttgtgtccaaatttggtgtcaattcgcccagtggtttttgagttatgttaatcccacaaacaaacataacattttttttatataaatgatgatgatgatgatgatgattatgacagaaaacacagtatgtcacaggaaacaagatatatatgctggattttgtattacaaaatcacaagtcaatcacttcccaagcatctaggactgtgttatgaTGGGTGCCACCTTttcgtggtggggggcttaactgctccaaggatgctgagagctgtgctggaggtagtgtaactaccagcaggtacaaccaagtcagagaggtctcagctaaGGAGCGGAACTAAGAGCATCTAACCCATTAACACTatagagaaacaaaccaaaacgaaATCTATAATGGCTCGGTCGtcacccaggataaaaaggaccgtggtggatactgctgattctggacatccatcaacaagtgggctacagaatcaaaatacaaatgaataatcacagaagtggcagaaatataggtaaaggttttctcctgacattaagtccagtcatgtccgactctggggtgtggtgctcatctcaatttctaagccgtagAGCCGGCGTTGCcaataggcacctccaaggtcatgtggccggcatgactgcatggagtgccgttgccttcctgctggagcagtacccactgatctactcatatttgcatgtttttgaactgctaggttggcagaagctggggctgacaacggaagctcacgtcactccccggattcgaacctgcgcccttttggtcaataagctcagcagctcagcggtttaaccactgcactaccaggggccaGGAAACtgcacaattgttgttgttgttgttattattattattattattattattattattattattatagctacaTGTGAGGTGTCTCGTAATGCAGGATCCTAGACTGTAAAGTTTGAGTTGACTGGTGATATGCAGTCTAACTATAAATAAGGCAAGCATTGTTCCTCTTTAGCTGGAGGTTCCTTCTCCAATTCTGATGAAAAACCACATAAGCGAAGTAACAAAAGGATGTAGATTTACCCAACGGGGGAACTCTCAAATATCATTAATGATGGAGCAACATCTGTAGAACCTAATGTGACCAACACTgacaaatacatcctgcaataGAAAACCCCAGGGTGAAGTTGTGAAGGTTGGCAACTGATGTCCATTCTCCAGTGTATGCAAATGGCAAACTAGCCAACTGTGGTGCTTTTAACAACAGCACTAGCTGGTATGGAGATATCGGCTAGGTCTTATTGTCATCAGTTGGCAATTGCAGTAGAATTGGGCAGTTTTTGCATCTGGACACAACTGTCACTCCATAGCTGTTTCAGATGGCAATTTatgaggtctttagtcttctctgacaaagagtgctggtgcctcaccaaactacaaattccacatTTCCTTAAcattacagttaaagtggtgtcaaactgcattcactgtagagtgtagatcaggcatgggtgaactttggccctccaggtgttttggacttcaacttccacaattcttaacacctagtaggctgttaggaattgtgggagttggaagtctaAAACAgccagaggaccaaagtttgcccatgtttggtgTGGATGCACCAAGTTGTCTCTGCATGTTAAGACTTCTTTAACACACCATGTGgagaaaacattttcttttgaaaACCAACTCCTTTAAGACTCAATAATGGTGACAACAGATAAGAAGATCCAGGATTTGGTTTTAACCTAACTTTGAAGACTTAATATATTGGACCATATAGGGCACTTCTTCCTGAGGAATCATGTCTGGGATATCCCAGATTTTGTTTAAGGAGTAGCTGTGCTGGATCTAGCCAACATATTTGAAACAGATGCCTAGGCATCTCCTTCCCCTTTGCCATTTGCATTTGGCGTGTTGCAGCAAATCCGAAAATCTGGGGATCTAATACTTGAGCGGATGTGGAGCCAGTAGTTAGTAACATCTTGACGGATGGTggcagaagagaagaagaagatcaCAGGGTCCAGAATGGTGTTGAGGGAGGTGAAAACAAAGGTCTCCATTCTCCAGGTAGAATTCTTACCTTCAATAAAACCCACAAGGTGAGATATATTGTAGGGAGCAAATGCCAATGAGAAAATAAGGACAGTGGCCAAAGCTAAGGCCACAGCCCGTTGCTTCTTCTGGGGTTTGATGTTGGGCATGGAGGACAGGATGCGGATCACACGGATGTAGCAGAAAAGGGTAATGATGAAAGGGATTAAGAAAAGAACAATGCAGACCTCCAAGCGAGTAGTGAGGACAATTTGGAGCTGGCTAGTAGGGAAGTTATTATAACACGTGGAGTTGGGGCCATCTTTCTTTGCAGTCCTGTCAGAGTATTCTATCCCATAGGCAATGCCTAAGCAGTGGGAGCAGGCTAGAAACCAGAAGAAGAGGCTGGCCACTTTTGTATAAGTTGGCCTGTGGTTTAACTTGTGCTTAACTGGATAAGCAATGCATAGATAGCGCTCCACGCTGACTCCCATGAGGAAGAGGGTGCTAAGGTAAATACTGCTGTGGAAGATGAAGAGGGCCAGAGGGCAAAGAAAGTCAGGGAGAGGCCAAGTGTTGTCTAAGGCAACCTCCACCATCTTGACAGGCAAAATGATTAGATGGAAGAGGTCGGATATGGTCAAGTTGAGCAGAAGGATGTCTATGGGGAGTGCCTTCTCACGCACTTTCTTCAGGAACGAGTAGAAGGCCAGGAAATTGATAGGAAGTCCCGTAAGAAAGACAAAGATGTACACAGCAAGAACAACAACTTTCCGGGTCATCTTCTGTAGACCTGGAAGTGAAAAGAGACAACATTAGAAAGAAAAATagcaagaagcaaaaaaaaaaaaaaagcacttgttatattttaaaattacccTTTGACCATATTTGAAGGGATTCTGCAAATATAATTAATTGACCAGGGCACTGGGTATTCTTTGTTACTGATTCCTCAGATTCTGTTGTTTTTCTTtgaagtcttcttcttcttcttcttcttgtaagcaccatttttgtttttgttatgtgcGTTCCAGACATATTTGGTTCAAGGCAATTCTAAGGTAAACTTAACCtgttgttttcttggcaagatttatcaaGAGATGCTTTGCTactatcttacttacttacttacttatcttGAGGGAGGATGACATGCTCAAGCTCAACtactgggtttccatgactggtctctgcgaggatgttgcccaggggatgcctggatgtttgatgttttaccatccttgtgggaggcttctttcatgtccccgcaaggggagctggagctgacagagggagctcagcctactctcctcagatttgaaccgctgatctgttggtcaacagtcctgctggcacaagggtttagcccattcaGTAGGTAAAAGGCTACTATTGTGTACTGTTTTAAAAGTCATATGTAGGAAGGAGATTTGTTtcgagcaatggttcccaaccttttttgaccagggatcactttaacCAGGTACctgtctccaacattagtaccaaaagggttacgaatcggtttttggtcaactttagattcggtttggctatttgggatgctgattcagaaaattgcattagatagaccacatcagctctagtttctgatacagaacatctgccatccagtagttgccatctgcttgcccacagataaccatatttaatactctagagctgatatgatagtagtaatctttcataggtggtcagtctctcccctcctggcatctccgttgcctcagcactataagagggttttgtgagaccagtcgctctcgttgccatgtggttttaaggcaatggtatagtaatggtgaggctgcagatcatattttcattcttgcagatcacttgtagtccatggaccagagtttgggaaacactgccctTGAAATGCTGCAGTATTTACAGTAATTACCCTCAAAATGCTGCAGTATTTACAGTACTGATTATGAGGCCATGAATAAGTAGACCCAGATATTTTAATCAATATTTTCACAGAAATTCTTGACTTATACACAGATAAACATATCAATAACCTTAATTGTAACTTTTTAATCAGGAGCATTTTGTCAGTATATATCATATCAATTCCTGCAGCATTTTAAATCCTTACTTATATTGTAGTTGATTGCTTGCCCTGCTTGATCTTCAAAGATGGTCCTATTTCAAATCTTCTGGAGATGATACTTGGACAGGATTGGATTTTCTCTCCCCAAAGTAACTGATGTCTGTCTGGTTATATGACAGAGGATGTCCTTATGTTTTGGAAAAAGTGAGTTCAtcagtttaaaaagaaaattatgaCCAATAGCACCAACTGTTGTTACACTATTATGCAAACTTACTATGAAAACCAGGTCCTAAGCTATAATGATTTCATGTGTTTCTTCTAGGAAACATCATACTACGGAACTATTATTTCCACATATGCAGACGTAAGAACCTTTTAAAAGACACACAAAATCATTTTCTCGCATGGCTGCATGCTTCCAAAAATTGCATACAATTGAAAAAAGCACAGGCTTCCAGGTATCCATGCAAAGATTAAAGTGGCATAACAATGGGACAAAGGGAGCTGAAAGTGCAAAAATGCGAACCTGAGTGAGATGGTGCCATTGTGGACCTAATTCATCCTAATTTATGACATGGATGACACATCTACTTTATTTTTTCCTGTGGGATGCAGATATTGCATTCCCTGAGCCCAGGATACAGTTCTCCATTGCTTTGAACAGGCAAACTGTATGGGCTGAATAAACTACGTGTTGCTTTTGATATCTTAGAAGGGGTAGTTACACTTGAATGGAATGGGCAAGATACAAAGCTGCATGGGTAAGCAGAATTTTCAGGCTGGGCATGGCCCCAAGGCAATTTTTGTGGCCCTTGATTCTTCCAAGCTTCCTGGACTGCATTGTGAACTGCCTCTGATGAAAGTGGCTAGAACTACTTGTTGTGTTATAAGACAGTAATTATAGACTCCAAAAGTTGGAAATGCCCTCACTGGACATCTTGTAAAACTTGtaaaataacaatatttttttcaaaagaaaaaaaaacttgcagtAAGATGAAAAGCAATGTATAtttccactttatttatatttgaaatgtttttgccTACTTTTTCTAATTGCAAAGTCTTTTATTTTTGGGAGTCCCTTTTGGTGGAACctggttcagttgcatcaggtTTTCACTGCCCAAAGTATCTGAAGTGTCCACCTAATTATATGACAGAGCGTGTCCTTATGGTACATTTTGGAGTGAGTCCATGAGCTTAGAAAGGAACTTATGACTAGTATCAACAACTGTTGCGCCACTGTGAAAGCCAACTCTGATGTTTTTCTTAGCTATAATGATTTCATATGTCTCTTCTTCTAGTAAACATCTTATTTCCACAGTACAT
The sequence above is a segment of the Anolis sagrei isolate rAnoSag1 chromosome Y, rAnoSag1.mat, whole genome shotgun sequence genome. Coding sequences within it:
- the LOC132781405 gene encoding free fatty acid receptor 2-like, whose translation is MTRKVVVLAVYIFVFLTGLPINFLAFYSFLKKVREKALPIDILLLNLTISDLFHLIILPVKMVEVALDNTWPLPDFLCPLALFIFHSSIYLSTLFLMGVSVERYLCIAYPVKHKLNHRPTYTKVASLFFWFLACSHCLGIAYGIEYSDRTAKKDGPNSTCYNNFPTSQLQIVLTTRLEVCIVLFLIPFIITLFCYIRVIRILSSMPNIKPQKKQRAVALALATVLIFSLAFAPYNISHLVGFIEGKNSTWRMETFVFTSLNTILDPVIFFFSSATIRQDVTNYWLHIRSSIRSPDFRICCNTPNANGKGEGDA